A single genomic interval of Spirosoma linguale DSM 74 harbors:
- a CDS encoding histidine kinase (PFAM: ATP-binding region ATPase domain protein~SMART: ATP-binding region ATPase domain protein~KEGG: mrd:Mrad2831_6179 response regulator receiver sensor signal transduction histidine kinase), whose protein sequence is MTLVRKYSFGLFMMVWLTGHAQSITISTWRLQLARATADSSRSNLCYALGKQYEQVNLDSCLYFLTKSIQIAQRIHDPVATTRAMYRLGQTYMFTLKDEGKAVDWFNKAIVLAKADNNNACLADCYRLLAVCADHQRIGNTEELMGKAVSYAKKSNNWRILTNTYQVCSGRYALRKNYPLAEKYSKLAMASCKPYNLDNWFTSGLDLHDLLSVQGKQVEALALARQLASFKDKLPKTDGEFVYINDVANLDRILKRYTEAETILLKGITAENQRTHPDSLHLRYLYQSLLHTYVDQGKWQKAYTYSETLADIRLWLQQKRQTQDAKLQMTQLKAVLDIEKKDSQIILLDAQRQQQHIFLIAALLVAGLLVGFIVVQRRNQKRIERQKATLTQLNATQNKLFAMLSHDLRSPVANLQSNVMLTNWGALSQQEFAESTKSLSLDIGNVATMLDNVLSWSVSQMNGIKPRIETIKIALLIEEQMMFLTSLANAKQIQLVNKTPVDACLLADKNHLSAILRNLLQNAIKFMHAGGAVWVDFLESEGFSRLTVQDTGIGMEPQLVANLFALDKQTSRLGTNHEQGTGLGLILVKELVEANEGLITVNSAVDQGTTFTLTFANQFGKRTGSPVL, encoded by the coding sequence ATGACGCTGGTTCGAAAGTATAGTTTTGGTCTTTTTATGATGGTATGGCTCACCGGACATGCTCAATCGATTACCATCTCAACATGGCGGCTTCAACTGGCCCGTGCAACTGCCGACAGCAGTCGGAGTAACTTATGTTATGCGTTGGGAAAACAGTACGAACAAGTTAATCTCGATTCCTGCCTTTATTTTCTTACAAAATCCATACAGATTGCCCAGCGTATTCATGATCCTGTAGCTACGACCCGAGCTATGTATCGGCTTGGGCAAACCTACATGTTTACGCTAAAAGATGAAGGCAAAGCGGTAGACTGGTTCAATAAGGCTATAGTACTGGCAAAAGCCGATAACAACAATGCGTGCCTGGCTGACTGTTATCGGTTACTGGCTGTTTGTGCTGACCATCAACGCATCGGTAATACGGAAGAGTTGATGGGTAAAGCCGTTAGCTATGCCAAAAAATCGAATAACTGGCGCATACTGACCAATACATATCAGGTATGTAGTGGTAGGTATGCCCTCCGTAAAAACTATCCTTTAGCCGAGAAGTATAGTAAGCTGGCTATGGCTAGTTGTAAGCCATATAATCTGGATAACTGGTTTACGTCGGGATTAGACCTTCATGATCTGCTGTCGGTACAGGGTAAACAGGTTGAAGCACTGGCACTTGCCCGCCAGCTAGCATCGTTTAAAGACAAGTTGCCCAAAACGGATGGGGAGTTTGTGTACATCAATGATGTCGCAAATCTGGACAGAATTCTAAAACGTTATACTGAAGCCGAGACAATTCTACTGAAAGGAATAACTGCTGAAAACCAGCGGACACATCCGGATTCGCTTCATTTACGCTATTTGTATCAAAGCTTACTCCATACGTACGTTGATCAGGGAAAGTGGCAAAAAGCCTATACATACAGCGAAACGCTGGCGGATATCAGACTCTGGCTACAACAAAAACGACAAACTCAGGATGCCAAGCTTCAGATGACTCAACTAAAGGCGGTACTGGATATTGAAAAGAAAGATAGCCAGATTATACTGCTGGATGCACAACGACAGCAACAACATATTTTCCTGATTGCGGCACTGCTGGTAGCCGGTTTGCTCGTTGGATTTATTGTGGTACAACGGCGAAATCAAAAGCGAATAGAGCGTCAGAAGGCTACGTTGACTCAACTCAATGCGACCCAGAATAAGCTGTTCGCTATGCTATCGCATGACTTACGATCACCGGTCGCTAATCTGCAAAGCAACGTCATGCTCACAAACTGGGGCGCATTAAGCCAACAGGAATTTGCCGAATCAACCAAAAGTCTGAGCCTTGATATCGGCAATGTCGCCACCATGCTCGATAATGTGCTGAGTTGGTCTGTCTCGCAAATGAATGGTATAAAACCCAGAATAGAGACCATTAAAATAGCGCTGCTTATTGAGGAGCAGATGATGTTTTTAACATCGCTTGCAAACGCCAAACAGATTCAGCTTGTCAATAAAACTCCTGTTGATGCGTGTTTGCTGGCTGACAAAAACCACCTGTCGGCTATTCTCCGCAATCTGCTGCAAAATGCGATCAAGTTTATGCACGCAGGTGGTGCTGTGTGGGTAGATTTTCTGGAAAGCGAGGGCTTTAGCCGATTAACCGTTCAGGATACGGGCATTGGCATGGAGCCACAATTAGTGGCCAATCTATTCGCCCTGGATAAACAAACGTCCCGTCTGGGTACGAACCATGAGCAGGGCACGGGCCTGGGCCTGATACTGGTAAAGGAGCTGGTTGAAGCCAATGAGGGCCTTATCACTGTAAATAGCGCTGTCGACCAGGGGACTACGTTCACGCTGACGTTTGCGAATCAATTTGGTAAGCGTACTGGCAGCCCTGTTTTATAA
- a CDS encoding aminotransferase class V (PFAM: aminotransferase class V~KEGG: bja:blr1280 putative isopenicillin N epimerase), with protein MANLSKRQFLKSLAGTAALSTWAGLDETLAKVAHVPSATLAQTEDFWADIRAAYPVTKDFIQLENGYYSLAAQPVMDSYLKHIQRINSVSSYYMRTRQFDDKRESQTQLARLLGCSPDELIITRNTTESLDTVIGGLTWKAGDETIMAQQDYGAMQDMFKLQARRHGIVNRTLSLPNHPKSDEEIVSLYEKAITPKTRLLMVCHMVNITGQILPIRQITEMAHKHGVEVLVDGAHAFAQLNFKLGDLGGCDYYASSLHKWLGTPLGAGMLYVRKDKVAGIWPMFADSSVPDTDIRKLNHTGTHPVATDLAIQDAIKFHEGIGIERKEARLRYLQRYWTDQVRHNPKIILNTPEAPARSCAIANVGVAGKTPAELAKVLLDKYRIFTVAIDSPPVQGVRVTPHVYTTITELDAFVKALNELAG; from the coding sequence ATGGCCAACCTCTCCAAACGTCAGTTCTTAAAATCTCTGGCTGGTACAGCCGCTTTATCAACTTGGGCGGGTCTGGACGAGACGCTGGCGAAGGTAGCGCATGTACCCTCGGCAACACTGGCCCAAACCGAAGACTTCTGGGCTGATATTCGGGCGGCTTATCCGGTTACGAAGGACTTTATCCAGCTCGAAAACGGGTACTATTCACTGGCAGCGCAACCCGTGATGGACAGTTACCTGAAACACATTCAGCGGATAAATTCGGTGTCGTCCTATTACATGCGGACGCGCCAGTTCGACGACAAACGCGAGTCACAAACGCAGCTGGCCCGACTGCTGGGCTGCTCCCCCGACGAGCTGATCATCACCCGAAATACGACCGAATCACTGGATACCGTCATTGGCGGACTGACTTGGAAAGCGGGCGACGAAACCATCATGGCGCAGCAGGATTATGGGGCTATGCAGGATATGTTCAAGCTTCAGGCACGGCGGCACGGGATTGTGAACCGGACCCTTTCGCTGCCTAATCACCCAAAGTCTGACGAAGAGATTGTAAGTCTGTACGAGAAAGCAATTACGCCCAAAACCCGGCTGCTGATGGTGTGCCACATGGTGAACATCACCGGACAGATTCTGCCCATTCGTCAGATTACCGAGATGGCGCATAAACATGGGGTTGAGGTGCTGGTGGATGGTGCCCACGCCTTCGCTCAGTTGAACTTCAAACTAGGGGACCTTGGCGGCTGCGATTATTACGCCAGTAGTCTGCACAAATGGCTCGGCACACCACTGGGCGCCGGTATGCTGTATGTGCGAAAAGATAAGGTTGCCGGTATTTGGCCTATGTTTGCCGACAGCAGCGTACCCGATACGGACATCCGAAAACTTAATCATACCGGAACGCATCCCGTTGCTACCGATCTGGCTATTCAGGACGCTATCAAATTCCACGAAGGCATTGGCATTGAACGTAAGGAAGCCCGGCTTCGCTACCTGCAACGCTACTGGACGGACCAGGTGCGCCACAACCCAAAAATCATTCTTAACACGCCCGAAGCACCCGCCCGCTCCTGCGCCATCGCCAACGTGGGGGTAGCCGGAAAAACGCCCGCCGAACTGGCGAAAGTGTTGCTCGACAAATACAGAATATTCACCGTCGCCATCGACTCGCCCCCGGTACAGGGCGTGCGCGTAACACCCCATGTTTACACCACCATCACCGAACTCGACGCTTTCGTGAAAGCGCTGAATGAACTGGCGGGATAA
- a CDS encoding aminotransferase class I and II (PFAM: aminotransferase class I and II~KEGG: amc:MADE_01039 histidinol-phosphate aminotransferase) produces MSSQLSRRDWLRASGLLTAGLGLSRFTPAAASTPKAPLVSGFTNEFAFTDDPFEKMSKLKVRLLANENPLGISQSAKDAIMKAAEIGNRYAWMEFGPMKKLISDNEGVKPQNILMSPGSSDILLAAAEHFAKGGGTILTCRPTYDDLLDKTTKFGATIKPIPLTKDFKFDLPALKAAITPDVKLVYIVNPNNPTGTILSPAELEAFCREVAPKVPVFLDEAYIDFLSPTDRPMLGKLVAEGLNIIQARTFSKIHGFAGLRLGYAMAQPEMLKTLHQYIGAEGDVSITTLMAGIASYKDVAWQDHCRTENAKARDYTTKALTNMGYEVIPSYTNFILFPIRMKTGAFSNQMFAQGIGIQTRDFNGQPYCRVSVGTMDEMAMFIDGFKKVVG; encoded by the coding sequence ATGTCATCACAACTATCTCGCCGGGACTGGCTCCGTGCCAGCGGTCTTCTTACGGCTGGCCTTGGTTTGAGCCGGTTCACCCCTGCTGCTGCCAGCACCCCAAAGGCTCCTTTAGTTTCCGGCTTCACAAACGAGTTTGCCTTTACGGACGACCCATTTGAGAAGATGTCCAAATTGAAGGTCCGCCTGCTTGCCAACGAAAACCCGCTGGGTATTTCGCAGAGTGCGAAAGATGCCATTATGAAAGCGGCTGAAATTGGCAACCGCTATGCCTGGATGGAGTTTGGCCCGATGAAAAAGTTGATTAGTGACAATGAAGGTGTAAAGCCTCAAAACATTCTGATGTCGCCGGGTTCGTCAGATATCCTGCTGGCTGCCGCCGAACACTTCGCCAAAGGAGGAGGTACGATCCTTACATGCCGCCCTACCTACGACGACCTGCTGGATAAAACTACTAAATTCGGGGCCACCATCAAGCCTATCCCTTTAACGAAGGATTTCAAGTTTGATCTGCCCGCGCTGAAAGCCGCCATCACGCCCGACGTGAAGCTGGTGTACATCGTTAACCCAAATAACCCAACGGGCACCATCCTGTCGCCCGCCGAACTCGAAGCCTTCTGCCGGGAAGTAGCACCTAAAGTACCGGTGTTCCTCGATGAAGCCTACATCGACTTTTTGTCGCCTACCGACCGGCCTATGCTCGGCAAGCTGGTGGCCGAAGGCCTGAATATTATCCAGGCGCGTACCTTTTCTAAAATTCATGGTTTTGCCGGCCTACGGTTAGGCTACGCCATGGCCCAGCCCGAGATGCTGAAAACCCTGCACCAGTACATCGGTGCGGAAGGTGATGTCAGCATTACTACCTTAATGGCCGGTATCGCCAGTTACAAAGACGTGGCTTGGCAGGACCACTGCCGCACGGAAAATGCCAAAGCCCGCGATTACACCACCAAAGCCCTGACGAACATGGGCTACGAGGTTATTCCATCGTATACCAACTTTATCCTGTTCCCGATTCGCATGAAAACGGGTGCCTTCAGCAACCAGATGTTTGCGCAGGGCATCGGTATCCAAACCCGCGACTTCAACGGGCAGCCCTATTGCCGGGTCAGCGTGGGTACCATGGACGAAATGGCCATGTTCATTGATGGATTCAAAAAGGTAGTTGGGTAA
- a CDS encoding L-amino-acid oxidase (PFAM: amine oxidase; FAD dependent oxidoreductase~KEGG: cak:Caul_1379 L-amino-acid oxidase), producing MTRRDFINSTSASYASLLAWGMLQPAPASALDLPANGKKSDGKGRKVIVLGAGLAGMTTAYELGKLGYDCTVLEARSRSGGRVWTVRGGTKETELAGGTPQTCSFENGLYFNGGAARIPHHHQITLQYCRELGVPLEIFNGANESAYLYNDGGTGDLANRRMRISDYHFDMRGYTAELLAKALDQSSLDQQLTKEDVEKLIDFLKNEGDLNTAHLYKGTNRRGYKAKSDPGAGHTPGTLTDPYGLTDLLRSGFMQPVFYNVGDYAYEQQATLLQPVGGMDAIPRALEKKLIGKIQFNAPVSELRKTENGVRVVYQKDGKPVEITGEFCVCTLPLPMLKNLESDLSGTVKRAADFVPYMKTGKIGLQFKRRFWEEDDGIYGGISRTNMDINQIWYPSFGLQGKKGVLIGYYNFYSRAEAIGALPVAEREKIALAQGGKIHPQYSSEFENSFSLAWHRLPYSGGGWATYDDATRKKYYPTLLEPDGNIYFAGEHTTYLTAWMAGAFTSARRTVEALHARVGEYTKK from the coding sequence ATGACAAGAAGAGACTTTATTAATTCAACGAGTGCCAGTTACGCCAGCCTATTGGCTTGGGGAATGTTACAGCCTGCACCCGCATCGGCGCTTGACTTACCTGCCAATGGAAAGAAAAGTGACGGTAAAGGTCGGAAAGTCATTGTTTTAGGTGCTGGTCTGGCCGGTATGACGACCGCCTATGAACTCGGCAAACTGGGTTACGACTGCACCGTTCTGGAAGCCCGGTCGCGCTCGGGCGGGCGTGTGTGGACTGTCCGGGGGGGCACTAAAGAAACCGAGCTGGCGGGCGGTACACCCCAAACCTGTTCGTTCGAAAACGGTCTTTATTTTAATGGTGGAGCCGCCCGTATTCCGCACCACCACCAGATTACCCTGCAATACTGCCGTGAGCTGGGCGTACCCCTCGAAATCTTTAACGGTGCCAACGAATCGGCTTACCTCTACAATGACGGTGGTACCGGCGATTTAGCTAACCGACGTATGCGCATCAGCGATTATCACTTCGATATGCGCGGCTACACCGCCGAACTGCTTGCCAAAGCCCTCGACCAGTCGTCGCTCGATCAGCAACTCACCAAAGAGGACGTTGAGAAACTTATCGATTTCCTGAAAAATGAAGGTGACCTAAACACGGCTCACCTCTACAAGGGCACGAACCGACGGGGCTACAAAGCAAAAAGTGATCCCGGTGCAGGCCACACACCTGGCACCCTGACCGATCCTTACGGCCTGACGGATCTACTACGCTCGGGCTTCATGCAGCCCGTTTTCTACAACGTGGGCGATTACGCCTACGAACAGCAGGCTACGTTACTACAGCCCGTTGGTGGAATGGATGCTATTCCGAGAGCCCTGGAGAAAAAGCTGATCGGCAAAATCCAATTCAACGCGCCCGTCAGTGAGCTTCGGAAAACCGAAAACGGTGTTCGGGTGGTGTATCAGAAAGACGGCAAGCCGGTTGAGATTACGGGTGAGTTCTGCGTATGTACGCTGCCCCTTCCCATGCTCAAAAACCTCGAATCCGACCTCTCCGGGACGGTAAAACGGGCGGCCGACTTTGTGCCGTACATGAAAACCGGAAAGATTGGTCTTCAGTTTAAACGGCGTTTCTGGGAAGAAGATGATGGCATCTACGGGGGCATTTCGCGCACCAACATGGACATCAATCAGATCTGGTACCCATCTTTCGGCTTACAGGGAAAGAAAGGCGTACTGATTGGCTATTATAACTTCTATAGCCGGGCCGAAGCCATTGGTGCCTTACCCGTTGCCGAACGCGAAAAAATTGCATTGGCTCAGGGAGGGAAAATTCACCCGCAGTATTCATCGGAATTCGAAAATTCATTCTCCCTTGCCTGGCATCGGTTACCATACAGTGGTGGCGGCTGGGCGACCTACGATGATGCCACCCGCAAGAAATATTACCCGACCCTGCTCGAACCGGACGGTAACATCTACTTCGCAGGTGAACACACAACCTACCTAACGGCCTGGATGGCCGGGGCCTTTACATCGGCTCGCCGAACCGTAGAAGCCTTACACGCCCGGGTCGGCGAGTACACAAAAAAATAA
- a CDS encoding Hedgehog/intein hint domain protein (SMART: Hedgehog/intein hint domain protein) has product MKNNLLSIMIFLCCAIATQLLSQRVSAQTATASASMTVEQLKAIKAIKVANLDKDTYFKSGGFILDRYEERPAYVFTYSDGITRKIYLYKVFTVEDTKELGLLAIYQNTKTNEVKPFVIPGATGDRKAWDAYIDDLKYVGEKEPGLMSTLTFVLSREMANLLSGGAGKSEEGGKKKEEYNFCFAPDAPVTMADGTSKAISDVKTGDIVLGYDARTKALTPTRVTGVDTHTSANITLAGVWLASNNQLTADTRSGPTTPLLLEATANHPVLTAAGRKALGEVKAGEVLYHYDSATNSVTGYKVVRTDSAIRSVKTVYNLATESGAYLIGETVVLDK; this is encoded by the coding sequence ATGAAAAACAACCTGCTCTCTATAATGATCTTTCTGTGTTGCGCTATAGCAACGCAGTTACTTAGCCAGCGCGTTTCGGCGCAAACCGCTACGGCCAGTGCCAGTATGACGGTTGAGCAATTAAAAGCCATCAAAGCCATTAAAGTGGCTAACCTCGACAAGGATACCTATTTCAAGTCGGGCGGCTTTATCCTGGACCGCTACGAAGAGCGCCCGGCCTATGTGTTCACCTACAGTGATGGTATAACCCGCAAAATCTACCTGTATAAAGTGTTCACGGTGGAAGATACCAAAGAGCTTGGCTTACTGGCCATTTACCAGAACACAAAAACCAACGAGGTGAAACCCTTCGTCATCCCCGGTGCTACGGGCGACCGTAAAGCTTGGGACGCTTATATCGACGATTTAAAATACGTTGGGGAAAAAGAACCCGGCCTCATGTCGACACTGACCTTCGTACTGTCGCGCGAGATGGCGAATCTGCTGTCGGGTGGTGCGGGTAAATCGGAAGAGGGTGGCAAGAAAAAAGAAGAATATAACTTCTGCTTTGCCCCCGACGCGCCGGTAACCATGGCCGATGGCACGTCAAAAGCCATTAGCGACGTGAAAACGGGCGATATTGTGCTGGGTTACGACGCCAGAACGAAAGCCCTGACGCCGACCCGCGTAACAGGCGTTGATACCCACACAAGCGCCAACATTACGCTCGCTGGCGTATGGCTGGCTTCGAACAACCAGTTGACGGCCGATACCCGTAGCGGGCCAACCACTCCACTGTTACTAGAAGCAACCGCTAACCATCCTGTACTGACAGCTGCTGGCCGCAAAGCGTTAGGTGAAGTAAAAGCGGGTGAGGTATTATATCATTATGATTCGGCAACCAACAGCGTTACTGGCTACAAAGTAGTTCGGACGGATTCTGCCATCCGGTCGGTAAAGACCGTGTACAATCTGGCTACCGAATCAGGCGCTTACCTGATCGGCGAAACGGTGGTACTGGATAAGTAA
- a CDS encoding peptidase S9 prolyl oligopeptidase active site domain protein (PFAM: peptidase S9 prolyl oligopeptidase active site domain protein; peptidase S15; dienelactone hydrolase; peptidase S9B dipeptidylpeptidase IV domain protein; WD40 domain protein beta Propeller~KEGG: lpp:lpp1611 hypothetical protein), whose product MTYPMNRSILLILLALSPLVSVAQTPVKKRPIKSSDIYRLQSLSDPQISPDGKWVTYGLSTVDTTKDKRNSDLWMVSWDGKETVQLTNTPEGESRARFSPDGKYISFVSARQGATKGQIWLMDRRGGEAKKLTDLKTDLEEYVWSPDGKKIAMVLRDPDYADSAKTKVRKPYVLDRYHFKADVKGYLEKGSVHLYVYDVASKKLDTLTTGNYDETSPTWSPDGSQLAFVSNRTEDPDRNQNTDIYVIDAKKGATMKQLTTWPGSDNNPEWSPDGKRIAYTRSTASGNFLMYDQPVLAVISRDGGEPTLLSKALDRPVRNPRWAKDGQTIGVLVQDDRQTYVGQYTLDGKLAKVASGNRVFTELEPVASGSWLTLMSDPQTPGELYAIESGAPRRLTHVHDAFLAPLELATVEGFTSKSKDGAQVSNVLYKPANAAANKKMPTIFFIHGGPVAQDEFNFDLTRQLLAAGGYAVVAVNYRGSNGRGLDFTKAIYADWGNKEVLDILGATDYVVEKGIADPDRLGIGGWSYGGILTNYTIATDTRFKAAASGAGSSLQLSMYGIDQYTNQYETELGAPWKNTDKWLKLSYPFLKADRIKTPTLFMAGEKDFNVPTAGSEQMFQALRSLGIPTQLIIYPGQFHGISVPSYQKDRIDRYLQWFDKYLKPKTM is encoded by the coding sequence ATGACTTACCCCATGAACCGCTCAATTCTCCTTATTCTTCTCGCCCTCTCACCACTTGTGAGTGTGGCCCAAACACCCGTTAAAAAACGGCCGATCAAATCCAGCGATATTTACCGCCTGCAAAGCTTGAGCGACCCGCAGATTTCGCCCGATGGCAAATGGGTGACGTATGGCCTCTCGACCGTCGATACAACCAAAGACAAACGAAATTCCGACCTCTGGATGGTAAGCTGGGATGGCAAGGAAACCGTTCAGCTGACCAACACGCCCGAAGGCGAGTCGAGAGCGCGGTTCAGTCCCGATGGTAAATACATTTCGTTCGTGTCGGCTCGACAAGGCGCTACCAAAGGACAAATCTGGCTGATGGACCGCCGGGGTGGCGAAGCCAAAAAACTGACCGACCTGAAAACCGATCTGGAAGAGTACGTCTGGTCGCCGGATGGGAAAAAGATAGCCATGGTTCTTCGTGACCCCGACTACGCCGATTCGGCCAAGACCAAAGTCCGCAAGCCGTATGTGCTGGACCGCTATCACTTTAAAGCCGATGTGAAAGGCTATCTGGAAAAAGGCTCCGTACACCTGTATGTGTATGATGTGGCCTCCAAGAAACTGGACACGCTCACCACGGGAAATTACGACGAAACATCACCCACCTGGTCGCCGGATGGGTCACAGCTGGCGTTTGTCAGTAACCGGACGGAAGACCCCGACCGGAATCAGAACACCGACATTTACGTCATCGACGCAAAAAAAGGAGCCACCATGAAGCAACTGACCACCTGGCCCGGCTCCGACAATAACCCCGAATGGAGCCCCGACGGCAAACGCATTGCCTACACACGCTCTACCGCATCGGGCAACTTCCTGATGTACGATCAGCCCGTACTGGCCGTTATCAGCCGCGACGGTGGCGAACCAACTCTCCTTTCCAAAGCGCTGGACCGGCCCGTTCGCAACCCACGCTGGGCGAAAGACGGACAGACTATCGGCGTACTGGTGCAGGACGACCGCCAAACGTACGTGGGTCAGTATACGCTCGATGGCAAGTTGGCCAAAGTTGCCAGTGGAAATCGGGTATTTACGGAGTTGGAACCCGTAGCAAGCGGTAGTTGGCTCACGTTGATGAGTGACCCCCAAACACCCGGCGAGTTGTATGCCATTGAATCGGGCGCACCGCGTCGGCTCACACATGTGCACGATGCATTTCTGGCCCCGCTCGAACTGGCCACGGTAGAAGGATTTACGTCGAAAAGCAAAGACGGTGCCCAGGTGTCTAATGTCTTGTACAAGCCAGCGAACGCAGCCGCCAACAAGAAAATGCCCACCATCTTCTTCATTCATGGCGGCCCGGTTGCGCAGGACGAGTTCAACTTCGACCTCACCCGGCAACTGCTGGCGGCCGGGGGCTATGCCGTTGTAGCGGTCAATTATCGCGGCAGCAATGGCCGGGGGCTCGACTTTACCAAAGCCATTTACGCCGATTGGGGGAACAAAGAAGTGCTGGACATTCTGGGTGCCACGGATTACGTCGTTGAAAAAGGCATTGCCGACCCCGACCGGCTGGGCATTGGCGGCTGGAGTTACGGCGGTATTCTGACCAACTACACCATCGCCACCGACACCCGGTTTAAGGCCGCGGCCAGCGGAGCGGGTAGCTCCCTGCAACTGTCTATGTACGGCATCGACCAGTACACCAATCAGTATGAAACGGAGTTGGGCGCTCCCTGGAAAAACACCGACAAGTGGCTGAAGTTATCGTACCCGTTCCTCAAAGCCGACCGCATTAAAACCCCAACGCTGTTTATGGCCGGCGAGAAAGACTTCAACGTACCAACGGCAGGTAGCGAGCAGATGTTTCAGGCACTTCGGTCGCTGGGCATACCAACTCAATTGATTATTTATCCTGGTCAGTTTCACGGCATTTCGGTTCCCAGTTATCAAAAAGACCGCATTGACCGGTATCTGCAATGGTTCGACAAGTATCTGAAGCCAAAAACAATGTAA
- a CDS encoding two component transcriptional regulator, LytTR family (PFAM: LytTr DNA-binding region; response regulator receiver~SMART: response regulator receiver~KEGG: hypothetical protein) — protein sequence MKINTLVIDDNANWRKTIGKFVDIHPLLELVDTCDSAMDAYAKMMVHDIDLLICDIEMPELTGLGLVRSLQNGPLVIFVTSHANYALDCYEVSPVDFLLKPLDPERFLASIEKVKKRLTVASEPITPAPYFFIRESNNYVQIRYQDVLYMKAQEHFLQIFTRDKSYMPMLSISKMEEQLKGDVFLRVHRSFLVHRSAIAVITKNDLVLTTGETIPIGDQYRAQINRKHINMNVVSRRS from the coding sequence ATGAAGATTAATACGCTCGTTATTGACGATAATGCCAATTGGCGCAAGACTATTGGCAAATTTGTTGATATACACCCGCTCCTGGAATTGGTAGATACCTGCGATTCGGCAATGGATGCCTACGCTAAAATGATGGTGCATGATATCGACTTACTAATCTGCGATATTGAAATGCCCGAACTAACGGGGCTGGGGCTGGTCAGAAGCCTGCAGAATGGCCCACTAGTTATATTCGTTACTTCCCATGCCAATTACGCGCTCGACTGTTATGAGGTGTCGCCAGTTGATTTTCTCTTAAAACCACTGGACCCAGAGCGGTTTTTAGCCAGTATCGAGAAAGTGAAAAAGCGGCTTACCGTAGCATCGGAACCGATTACGCCAGCTCCTTATTTCTTTATCCGGGAAAGTAATAATTACGTTCAGATTCGTTATCAGGACGTGCTCTACATGAAAGCACAGGAGCATTTTTTGCAGATTTTTACCCGCGACAAATCATACATGCCCATGCTCTCGATCAGCAAAATGGAGGAGCAACTTAAAGGCGATGTTTTTCTTCGGGTACATCGGTCGTTTCTGGTCCATCGATCGGCTATTGCGGTCATTACTAAAAATGATCTGGTTTTGACAACGGGCGAGACCATACCCATCGGCGACCAGTATCGGGCTCAGATCAACCGTAAGCACATTAATATGAACGTGGTTAGCCGCCGGAGCTAG